The nucleotide window CCGTCGTGTATGCCTCGATCACGCGCGGCACGAGGATGCGTGGAAACTCGGCGAGCGTACGGCGGAACGACATCGCGTTGCGCGCTTCGATGCGATAATCAAGCTCGTCGCTGAGCGCTTGCTCGAGCTGTTGGACGACCCCGACCATGTCGATGCGCGCGCCCGCCGTGGTGTGATCGGTGAGAAACTCGGCGAGCTCGCGAAAGAACTCGATGTCGTCGGCGAGCAGATTGCGAATGTTCGGACGCTGCACCTTCACGACGACGGGGCGTCCATCGCGCAGCTCGGCGGCGTGGACCTGGCCGAGGCTCGCGGTGCCGAGCGGCTCGAGGTCGAACGTTGCGAAGAGCTTGCTCAGGCGCGCGCCAAGCTCCTGTTCGATGCCGTTCACGACGTCTTCGACGGGGATTGGATCGACGTCGTCCTGCAGCTTCTCGAGCTCCTCGATGTACGTCGGCGGCAAGAGATCCGGCCGGGTGGACAGGACTTGTCCGAGCTTGATGTACGCCGGTCCGAGCTCGACGAGGCGTTTGCGAAACGCGCGCGCTGTGTCGGGCGATCCGCCAAAATCCTCGCCCGGTTCCGGCTCGTGTCCGATGCCCTGCAATCCCTGCTGTTTCGCGAAGTCAGCGAGGCCGTAGCGGGTGAACAACCCGACGGTGGACGCGAGTCGCGGGAGATAGCGAGGGGCGAGGATCATTGACCGGGCAGGAAGAGCACGGAGTATGCCGGGCTGGGCGTTTGGGCGTCGACGCCCATGCGCCCCGACGCCCTATATTGGCTCAATGCCTAACTCGACATTTCCATGAGCGGCCGCCAGCCGATCAAGCATGTGCCGAAGCCCTGGGGGCACGAGACGATCTGGGCGCACACCGACGCGTACGTCGGGAAGGTGCTGCACATCAAAGCCGGCGAGGCCCTGTCCGTGCAGTATCACAACGTCAAGGACGAAACCGTCTTTCTGATGTCGGGCCAACTGATCTACCGCGTCTGGGAGAACAATCAGCCGGTGGATGTCCAGTTGAAGCTGGGCGAGGCGTTCCGAATCACGCCGGGCACCGTGCATCAGATGGAAGCCATCACCGATTGCGACATACTCGAGGTTTCGACGCCGCATCTCGACGACGTGGTGCGGCTCGAGGACCGATACGGACGCGAGGGAACGAACGCCCCATGAAGGTCATCATCCCGTTGGCGGGCAAGGGCACCCGGCTCAGGCCGCACACGCACATCACGCCCAAGCCGATGCTCAAGATCGCCGGCAAACCGGTGATCGACTACGTGATGGAGGACCTGGAGCGGCTGGGTACCGTCGAGCAGGTCATCTACATCACCGGCCATCTGAAAGAGAAGGTCGAGGACTACGCGCGGAAGACGTATCCGTTTCCGTCGGTGTTCATCGAGCAGAAGGTGCAGGACGGCACGGCCGGCGCGGTGGGACTCGCGCGCGAGCACATCGACCAGCCGGTCTTCATCATCTTCGTCGACACGATCTTCGACGCCGATCTCTCGGTGGTGAAGACGACCGACGCCGACGGCATCATCTGGGTGAAGGAGGTCGAGGATTATCAACGCTTCGGCGTGGTCGTGACCGACCAGGCCGGGAACATGACGAAGATCGTCGAGAAGCCGTCGACGCCGATCTCGAAGCGGGCGAATATTGGACTTTACTATATAAAGAACTGGAAACTCCTGCTCGAGGGCATCGACTGGACGCTCGAGCAGCCCAAGAACAAGGGCGAGTACTACCTCACCGATGCGTTCCAGTACATGATCGACCACGGCGCCAAGATTCGCGTGATCGACGTGCAGGGCTGGTACGATGCCGGTGAACAGGGCACGCTGCTCCAGACGAATCGCATCATCCTGGAAAAGGGCAGGGCGCGGAAGCCCGCCTCGGTGCCGGCGGGCGTTACGATCCTCGACCCCGTCTATATCGAAGATGGCGTCACGCTCGCGTCATCCACCATCGGTCCCAACGTCTCGATCGCGACGGGCACGACCGTCGAGGGTTCGACACTGCGGGATACCGTGATCGGCGCCGGCACGAAGATCTCGAACGCCGCGCTCAGTGGCTCGATGATCGGCGACGCCGCCGTCGTAGCGGGAGTGCGTGGCCAAGTGAACGTTGCCGACCACTCCGTCGTGCGGCACGAGGGCTGAACGGCCATCGCGACACGATCGACGGCCGCCAGCCTCCGCACGGCATGATCACCGTCCAATCGCTCACGAAGCTGTACGGCGACTTCACCGCCGTGCGCTCGCTGTCGTTCGAGGTGGCGGCGGGTGAAGTGCTTGGCCTCGTCGGCGCGAACGGCGCCGGCAAGACGACCACGCTCAGGTGTCTCGCCGGCATCATTCAGCCCACCGCGGGCAGCATCACAATCGACGGCCACGACATGCGTTCGGACGCGATCGGCGCCAAGCGCGCCCTGGCGTTCATTCCCGACGAGCCGCATCTCTTTGAATACCTCTCCGTCGAGGAGCATCTGCGCTTCATCGCTCGCCTGTACGGTGTGAGCGACGTCGACGCACGCATGCCGGGATTGTTGCAGGAATTGGAACTGGCCGAGAAGCGCAGATCGCTCCCCGGCGAGCTCTCGCGCGGCATGCGGCAGAAGCTCGCGATCGCCTGCGGGCTGTTGCACGATCCATCCGCGCTCATTCTCGACGAGCCGCTGACCGGGCTCGATCCCGGCGGCATGCGACGCATGCGCGAGACGATCCAGACGCGCGCGTCGAATGGCGCCGCCGTGATTCTGAGCTCGCATCTGCTCAACCTCGTCGAGGAGCTGTGCGATCGCCTGCTGGTCGTGCGCCGCGGCGAGTGCGTCGCGTTCGGCTCGATCGACGAGATCATCGCGGCGCATCCGCACCTCGCGGGCAAATCGCTCGAGGACGTGTTCCTCGCGCTCACGAGCGATCAGGCGGCGCCAGGGGCGCCGGCCGCGCCGTGAACGCGTTTCTCTATCTCACGTGGACGAGCGCGCGCAATCGCATCTGGTTCCAGCTCCGCCGAGTTCGCAGCCCGCGCTACGCCGCGGCGCTGATCGTCGGCGCGATCTACATCTGGTCATTCCTGTTAAGGCCGACGCCGCGCGGGCCGGGCTCATCGATCTTCCTTGGCCAGGCGACCGAGATGCTCGTCACGCTGCTCGCCGTCATCACACTGATGGGCACGTGGGTCTTCGGTTCGGATACGACGGCGCTCGCGTTCACGCAGGCCGAGCTGTCGCTGCTGTTTCCCGGGCCCTTGTCGCGCCGGCAGCTGATCGGATACAAGCTCTATCGCGCACAAATCGCGGTGTTGTTCAACGCGGTGATCTGGGTGTTCGTGCTTCGCCGCGGCGGTACGGCGCTGCCGTCGCCGCTGCGAGCGATCGGCATCTGGGCATTGTTCTCAACGCTCAACCTCCATCGCCTGGGCGCGGCGATTCTTCGTTCGTCGTGGCGTGAGCACGGTGGCGCGGCAATGCGCCGCACGCGCTGGTCGGTTCTGGTATTCATCGCCATCGGCGCGTCGATCGCCGGCGGCGTCTTCATGCATCGCGCCGAACTGTTCGCCGCGCCGAGCATCGGCGTCTTCTTTGACGCACTCGGCCGAACACTCGCGACGCCGCCGGCGATCATCGGACTGTATCCGTTCCACCTCGTCGTCGCGCCGACGTTCGCCCATACGCTCGCTGAATGGTCGCGCGAGATCCCGCTGGCGCTGCTCGTGCTCGCCGCGCACGCGTGGTGGGTGCTGCGCACCGACGCCGCCTTCGAGGATGCGGCGATCGAAGCGTCTGCCGAGCGGGCGAAGCGGCTCGACGCCATGCGCGCGCGCCGCTCGGTTGCCGCGGTCGGCGCACCGCGGCCCGCGACGTCCAGTCTTCGCCTTGCCGAGCACGGACACCCCGCGATCGCGATCATCTGGAAGAATACGCTCTGCCTGCGGCGCACGGCGCAGTTGCGCTTGTTCATCGGCCCGCTCGTCATGGCGATCGCCGTCGGCGCGGCGACGTCCGGCGCGGGCGCCGACTTTCCGGCGTTTTTGTCGACCACCGCGCTGGTGCTCGCGGCGATGATGTTGATCTTCGGCGGACGGTTGATCCGCAACGATCTCCGTCACGACATGTTGAATCTGCCGCTGCTCAAATCGTTGCCGATCGCGCCTGGTGACATCGTGCTCGCCGAAGTTGCGTCGGCCGCGCTGCCGATGTCGGCGGTGCAAATGGTGCTGATCCTGATCGCCTACGCCGCGATGCTTGCGTCAGCGGTGCAACCATTCTCCCCCAGCATTCATGTCGCGCTGTTGTGCGTCGCACCGTTCGCGGTGATCGCGCTCAATCTCGCGCTGCTCACCATTCAGAATGCGACAGCGGTGCTCTTTCCGGCATGGATCAGACTCGGCCCTGCCGTGAACACCGGCGTCGAAGCACTTGGGCAGAACGTACTCGCGACGCTGGCCAATCTGATTTCACTTGGGGTCGCGCTGGTGGTTCCGCTGTTGATCAGCTGGGGCACGGTCGTGTGGATGCATCAGCAGCGGCCGGTCGCGATTGCGCTCGTCATCGTGCTGTCGGCGGTGGTGTTGGTCGCCGAGACGTATGGTGCGATGCGATTGCTCGGGACGGCGTTGGCGAGAGCGGAGCCGGCGCAGAGCGGGTGACTGTCATCCCGAGCGTAGCGAGGGATCTCTTCCGGCTGGATGCCCCCGATGCGTGCACGCGAATGAGATCCCTCGTCGCTGCGCTCCTCGGGATGACAGCCTAACGACTCGCCGCCATCACGATCGTCAGCGCTCTCGCCACGCCCAGGGTGCCGTGCAAGTTGTCGTACCACTCCGAGTGGGTGTGCGCATCGCCGCCGCGGCCGCCGGCGCCAATTGCGATCGCGGGAATCCCCTGGCTGATCGGCACGTTCGCATCCGTCGACGCCAGGGCGAGCTCCGGCTCGCGACCCACGAGGCGCGTCGCCTCGATCGCCGATTGCACGAGATCGTGCTCGGCGGCAGTTTCACCGCAGGGACGCGCGCCGATCAACTCGACTGCAACGCGCAGTGGCCGCGTGCCGAGCGCGCGCTTGGCGTTCTCGTCTTCCATCGCGGCCTGTGCGATGCGCCGAATCGCGCGCTCGATCTCGTCGAGTTGCGCGCCGGACGTCGAACGCAGATCGATCTCGAGCCACGCCGAGTCGGGAATCGAATTCACCGACAACCCGCCGCCGATTCGTCCAACGGACAACGTCGTGCGCGGATTGGTCGACAACGGAAGCGACGCCAGTCGCGCGGCGGCGGCCGCCGCCGCGTGCACCGCGTTCGGCGAACCGAACGCCGCCCAGGAATGTCCGCCGGGTCCGGCGTACGCCACGCGAAAGCGCCGGGAGCCGAGCGCGCGATGGATGATGCGTTCATCGCCGGCGCCATCGAGTGCGACCATCGCGTGCGCGTCGCGGCCGCGATCCGCGAAATAGTGCTTGGCGCCTCGCAGATCGCCGATGCCTTCTTCGCCGGTCGTTGCGACGAACTCGATCGGACGGCGCGGCTTGATTCGCGCGCCATCGATCTCGCCCGCGAGTGCGAGCATGACCGCGAGGCCGCGGCCGTTGTCATTGATGCCGGGGCCGACGAGACGTTCGCCGTCGCGCCGGACGGATAAATCGGTGCCGCGTGGGAACACGGTATCGAGATGCGCGCAAATCGCGACCGGCGCGAGATCACGTTCTCCCGCACGCTGGCCGATGACGTTGCCGGCCTCATCGGTGTGAATGTCCGCGAGACCGCAGTCGCGATAGCGCCGCGCGACCCATGCGGCGCGCTCTGACTCCTCGCCAGTCGGTGCGCCGATCTGCGCGATGGTGATCTGCGAGCGAATGATCGCGTCGTCGTGTGCGGCGAGTCGCGCACGCGCCGCCGCCAGCGCACGATGTACATGTGTCGTGGCGGTCGAAGCCGTGTCCGGAGACCGCCCGGGCGCGCGCGCTGTCATGTCTATCAATAGCCACTGATTCACGAGTTACCGCAAGTGGTAGATTCGGTGGGACATGAGCCAGCCCTCGCAAGACACGACCAGCCCTCCCCAGTCGCGCAAACTCGGCCGGAACGTATACGCGCTGGCCGCCGTGAGTTTCTTCACGGACGTTTCCAGCGAAATGATCTACCCGTTGCTGCCGGTGTTTCTCACGACCGTGCTCGGCGCGAGCGCCGGATTCATCGGCGCGATCGAGGGCGCGGCGGAGTCGGTCGCGGCGCTGCTCAAGCTCGCGAGCGGCTGGTGGTCGGACCGCATTCAGAAGCGGAAGATCTTCGTCGTCGTCGGCTACACGCTCGCGTCGGTCGTGCGGCCGCTCGTGGCGATCGCCCAGTCGGCGACACAAGTGCTGTTGATCCGCGTCAGCGATCGCGTCGGCAAAGGACTGCGCAACTCACCGCGCGATGCCTTGATCGCCGACTCGATTCATCCCTCGATGCGCGGCCGGGCGTTCGGCGTGCGAAGCGCGGCCGACAACGCGGGTGCGCTGCTCGGACCGTTGATCGCCTTCGTCCTGCTTCGTTCGTTCGGCCTGACGCTGCGCGCGGTGTTCTGGTTGTCGGCCATCCCGGGCGCGATCGCGGTTCTCGTTGCGATGATCGGGGTGCGCGAGGTCGCGCGGCGCGAGGCGTCGTCGAGCAAGAAAGCGGAGCTTCGCACCGGCATGGGCGCGCGGTTCTGGGTCTTCCTCGCGATCATCTTCGTCTTCACGCTGGGCAACTCGACCGACGCGTTTCTTTTGCTTCGCGCGAAGGACCTTGGCGTTCCGGTCGCGCTCGCGCCGATTCTCTGGGCGCTGCTCAACGGCGTCAAGAGCATCTCGAACGTTCCCGGTGGTTCGCTCTCCGATCGCATCGGGCGCCGGCCGACGTTGATCGCGGGCTGGCTCGTCTACGCGCTCGTCTACTTTCTATTTGCGCGCGCGACGCATGCATGGGAAGCGTGGGCGCTGTTCGCGGCCTACGGGATTTTCTTCGGGCTCACGGAAGGGACGGAGCTCGCGCTCGTTGCCGACGTCGTTCCGGCCGATCGACGCGGCGCGGCCTACGGCTGGTACTACCTCGCGATTGGGATTGGGGCGCTGCCGGCATCGCTCATGTTCGGCGCGGTGTGGGATCGCTTCGGATCCGGCGCCGCCTTCGTGATGGGCGCGTCGCTGTCGCTCGTCGCGGCCCTGGCGCTGCTCGCGGCCGGTCGCGGACGCCACGCGTGAATGTTGTCACCCCGAGCGAAGGTGTTGTCATCCCGAGCGAAGGTGTTGTCACCCTGAGCGAAGGTGTTGTCACCCCGCGCGAAGGTGTTGTCATCCCTGAGCGAAGGTGTTGTCATCCCGAGCGAAGCGAGGGATCTCTTTTCCCGATAGAGAGGCCTCTGTCGGGACGAGAGATCCCTCGTCGTTTCACTCCTCGGGATGACGAGCGTCGTTTCACTCCTCGGGATGACGAGCGTCGTTTCACCCCTCGCGATGACGAGCTTCGATTTCTAACAGCAGCGGTTGCCGGGACGACTATACCGGTCCATCAATCGCTGCTGCATGAATTCGTCGCGAGGCATCGGCTTCTCATCCGGATGATGCGTGCGTACGTGCGCCACGTACCGATCGTAGTCCGGCACGCCAATCACGCGCCGCACGACACACGCCGCCTGTTCCAGGCGAGCGTGTGTGGCTCGAAGCAGCTCGCGCGTGCTCATGCCGCGGTCCCCTCAATCGCCCGCGACCATCGCGGCCGCTTCGAACGGAACCTCGGACGATACCATTGCCTTCCGTCCGGCGACACACGCATACCACTCGCGAATGCTGTCGGCGAGAATCACGACGACGGCGAGCATGAAGAAGGCGGCGACCGCCGCGTCGAGATAGTCGTTGAACACGACGCGGCGCGCATCGCTCACCGTTTTGATCGCGGCCGGCAGCAAGCCCGAGGCGATCTGGCCTTCGACGACGTGGGCATGCGAGAGGAAGCCGAGGCGCGGATCGGGCGAGAACAGCTTCTCCCATCCGGCCGCCATGTTCACGATCGTCAGCCATATCAGCGGCAGGATCGTGACGAACGCATAGCGCGGCTTGCCCATCTTGATGATGACGGTGGTGCCGACACACAGCGCGACCGCCGCCAACAGTTGATTAGAGATTCCAAATAGCGGCCACAACGAGTTGATGCCGCCGAGTGGATCGACGACGCCCTGATACAGGAAGTATCCCCACATGGCGACGATCAACCCGCTCGACATCACGACGGCGGGATACCACGACACGCGGCCAAACGGTTCCCAGACGTGCTTGCCCAGGTCCTGCAGCATGAACCGGCCGACGCGCGTGCCGGCGTCGAGTGTCGTCAGAATGAAGAGCGCCTCGAACATGATCGCGAAGTGATACCAGATCGCGAGCGCCGCTGAACTGCTGAACGCGCTCGCGAACAACTGCGCCATTCCCACCGCCAGACTCGGCGCCCCGCCCGTGCGCGAGAGCAGCGTCTTCTCACCGACCTGCGCGGCGAGCGATTGCATCTCCGCGGGATTCAGCGTGAACCCCCAGTGCCGGACGGCCTCGGCGGCCGAGGCAGCCGTCGTGCCGATCGCGCTGGCCGGAGCGTTGATCGCGAAGTAGACGCCCGGTGTGAGCGCGCAGGCGGCGATGAGTGCCATCACCGCGACGAAGGACTCCATGATCATGCTGCCGTAGCCGATCATGCGCGCGTCCGCCTCGTTCTCGAGCATCTTCGGCGTCGTGCCGGATGAGACGAGCGCGTGGAAGCCGGAGATCGCTCCGCACGCAATAGTGATGAACGCGAAGGGGAATACTTTCCCGGCGAACACCGGCCCCGTGCCGTCGGTGAACTGCGTCAGCGCGGGCATATGAAGCGGCGGCAGCGCGATGAGAATCCCGGCGGCGAGCGCCAGCACGACGCCGAGCTTCACGAACGCGGAGAGATAGTCGCGCGGCGCGAGCAGCAGCCACACCGGCATGACCGACGCCGCGAAGCTGTAGGCCATGATGACGAATGCGAGCGCGGTACCGCTCAACGCGAACGTCGACGCGAGTCCCGGCTGATCCGCGACCCAGCGTCCAGCGAACAGCGCGGCGATGATCAGCACGATGCCGATCGCGCTCGCCTCGAGCACGCGCGCGGGGCGAATCCAGCGCATGTATGCGCCCATGAACATCGCGATCGGAATCGTGAGCCCGATCGTCACGAGACCCCACGGACTCGACTTGAGCGCGTTGACCACGACGAGCGCCAGGACGGCGAGCAGCACGATCATGATGCCGAGCACGGCGACGAGTGCCGTAAATCCGGCGACGGGACCGATCTCCTCGCGCGCCATCTGGCCGAGCGATTTGCCGTTGCGCCGCACGGATGCGCAGAGAATCACGAAGTCCTGTACCGCGCCGCCGAGGGCAACGCCGACGACGATCCAGATCACACCGGGGAGATAACCGAACTGCGCGGCGAGCGTCGGTCCGACGAGCGGACCGGGACCAGCGATCGCGGCGAAGTGATGGCCGAACAGCACCCAGCGATTCGTCGGCACGAAGTCGCGGCCGTCGTTGAGCCGAGTCGCGGGCGTGGTTCGCTTGGGGTCCAGGGCGAACACTTTCGCCGCGATGAATTTGCTATAGAACCGGTATGCCACCGCGTAGGTGCAGACGGCGGCGGTGAGCAACCAGGCGGCGTTGATCGTCTCGCCGCGCGACGTCGCGATGCGCGCGAACGCGGCGGCGCCGAGCAGCGCGAGCAGCACGAAGATTCCAGCGCGGAACACCTTCGACATGGGTAGTGCGCTCCGTTGTTGAGGCGGGTGGGGAGAAAGTGCAGTGTGGAGCGCGAGGGCGAAAGGGCCGCGCCTAAGGCGCGCCGCCCTATTATTTTCCTCCGATGCCGCGCCTCGCGACGATCGTCGTTCTGTCCGTCTTCGCCGCCGCCTGCCAGGGCGGGGGCGGGCCCGGCGCCACAGGTGGCCCGCAACCGGCCGAGCATTCGCTGGCGGGCATTGCCGCGCAGCACGTGGCGGTGCTTCCCGCGTACACCGTGCGACTCATGCCGGACTGGAACATGTCCATCCCGCGGCCGCCGGAGCTCCTGATGCAGCTCGACGCGGACATTCTCGCGGCCATGGACGAGCGCGGCCTGCGCAAAGCATGGGTCTTTCCGGCGCAGCTCGAGCGGAGCTACGAGCACAACACGACCTACGCCACCGACCCGCACGCGTTTGCCGAAGAGCCTCTGCGCTCACCCGGGCTTGCCGTCGACATGCGGCTCCCGGAACCGCTCGCGTCGCAGGTGCGCACGCTCGTCGCGTTCGAGCAGGATGTTCGCCTCGTGCTGGCGCCGGTCGAGCTTCGCCTCGAGAAAGCGGGGAACGGCGGACGCGGCGTCCTGCGCCTGGTGCTCATCGACGCGCGCCTGTCGAACGTGCGCTGGTATGGCGACGTGGTGAGCGATACGGTCTCAACGTTTGGACCCGCCGTCACCGCGAGCATCGCGGCGCGCCTCGCCGGCGTCGTCGCTCCTCAATAAAACCAGAAATGCGAAATTCCGAGCGAAGGTGCGACGCGCCGCAGCGAGGAACACTCTCATAACAATGGCAACTCAAGTCACTCTGATTCCCGGCGACGGTATCGGTCCGTCGATCAGCAACGCCACCGTGCGGATTCTCGACGCGGCCGGCGCCGACATCGAGTGGGACACACAGGTCGCGGGCATGGCCGGCGTCGCGCGCTACGGCGACCCGATTCCCGACGCGACCCTCGATTCGATCAAGCGGACGAAGCTCGCGCTCAAGGGACCGCTCGAGACACCGGTGGGCGAAGGCTACCGCTCGATCAACGTGGCGCTGCGGAAGACGTTCGATCTCTATGCCAACGTGCGGCCTGCCTACAGCATCATCCCCGGCGGGCGATACACCGATCTCGATCTCGTGATGATTCGCGAGAACACCGAAGGCTTGTACGTCGGCGTGGAGCACTACATCCGCGTCGGAGACGACCCGCGCGCGGCGGCGGAGTCCATCGCGATCATCACGCGGCAGGGATCCGAGCGGATCGTGCGCTACGCGTTCGAGTACGCGGTGAAACACCATCGCAAAAAAGTGACGCTCGTCCACAAGGCGAACATTCTCAAATACTCACAGGGCCTGTTCCTGGACACGGGCCGCATGGTCGCGCGCGATTATCAGGGCACGATCGAGTTCGAGGAGCGCATCGTCGACGCGATGTCGATGAACCTCGTGCTGCATCCGGAGCGCTTCGACGTCATCGTCACGACGAATCTGTTCGGCGACATCCTGTCGGATCAGATCTCGGGGCTCGTCGGCGGACTCGGCCTGGCGCCGGGCGCGAACATCGGCGCGAACGGCGCGATCTTCGAGGCCGTCCACGGCACGGCACCGGACATCGCGGGGAAAGGCATTGCCAACCCGGGCGCCGTCATTCTTGCCGCGTGCATGATGCTCGACCACATCGGCCAGTCGGAGCGCGCGAAGCGCATTCGCACCGCGCTCGAGACGACCATCCGCGACGGCAAGACGGTGACGCGGGATCTCGGCGGCACGGCGTCGACCGACGAATTCACGAACGCGATCGTCGCCAAGCTGTGAACGCGCCGAGACCGTGACGCAGACGACGCTGTTTCACTGCTCCGATCTGCACTTCGGCCACCCCGCGGTGCCCGAGCAGTACGAGGCGATCGAAGCGCTGATCCAGACGCGACACTACGACGTCGTGGCCATCTCGGGCGACGTGTCGCAGCGCGCGCGCGCGGGCGAGTTCCAACGCGCGCGCGAGTTCATCCGGCAGGCGGACAAGGTCAGCCACACGATCATCGTCCCCGGCAATCATGACGTGGCGTGGTGGTACGCCCCGCTGGGCTTCGGCGATGCGGACAAGATGTACGCCAAATATCGCGCGTACATCAGCAAGGATCTTGAGCCGGTGCTGCGCGTCGCGGGCGCGACCTTCGTCGGCTTGAATACCTCGCAGGGCGTAATTCGCCAGACGCTGACGTGGAACGTGCGCGACATCTCCATCATCGGGCATCTGACGCGCGCCCAGATCGAGCGGGCCCGGGCGGAGTTCGAGCATTCGCGGACGGGTGACGCGCGGATCATCGTCATGCACCACAATCCGGTGAAAGGCGAGCTTTCCCAGCGCCACGGATTAAAGAATACTCAACGCACGCTGGGCGCGTTCGCCGAAATGGGTGTTGACCTGGTGCTCTGCGGGCACGATCATCAGGAGGCGGTACACTACATCGAGCACACGCGGCGCGGCACGATCATCTCCACCTCGGGAACGATCAGCAATCGGTCGCGGGGTGGACGCCCGGGATCGGTGAACAGCATTCGCATCACCGAGACGGACATCGAGGTGTCGACGCTGGTGTGGTCGGACGAGGCGCGTGACTTCGTGGCGGGTCCAACGAAATGTTTCGCTCGCTGAAGGGACTGCAGGTTCCGAAAGGTCTCAAGGGCGCGGCCGCTTGGTTCGGGCGCGGCCGCGTGCCGTCGCCGCAGCTCTCGCTCGAGCTCGAGCCGCCGCCACC belongs to Gemmatimonadaceae bacterium and includes:
- a CDS encoding isocitrate/isopropylmalate family dehydrogenase, which codes for MATQVTLIPGDGIGPSISNATVRILDAAGADIEWDTQVAGMAGVARYGDPIPDATLDSIKRTKLALKGPLETPVGEGYRSINVALRKTFDLYANVRPAYSIIPGGRYTDLDLVMIRENTEGLYVGVEHYIRVGDDPRAAAESIAIITRQGSERIVRYAFEYAVKHHRKKVTLVHKANILKYSQGLFLDTGRMVARDYQGTIEFEERIVDAMSMNLVLHPERFDVIVTTNLFGDILSDQISGLVGGLGLAPGANIGANGAIFEAVHGTAPDIAGKGIANPGAVILAACMMLDHIGQSERAKRIRTALETTIRDGKTVTRDLGGTASTDEFTNAIVAKL
- a CDS encoding metallophosphoesterase: MTQTTLFHCSDLHFGHPAVPEQYEAIEALIQTRHYDVVAISGDVSQRARAGEFQRAREFIRQADKVSHTIIVPGNHDVAWWYAPLGFGDADKMYAKYRAYISKDLEPVLRVAGATFVGLNTSQGVIRQTLTWNVRDISIIGHLTRAQIERARAEFEHSRTGDARIIVMHHNPVKGELSQRHGLKNTQRTLGAFAEMGVDLVLCGHDHQEAVHYIEHTRRGTIISTSGTISNRSRGGRPGSVNSIRITETDIEVSTLVWSDEARDFVAGPTKCFAR